From a single Miscanthus floridulus cultivar M001 chromosome 8, ASM1932011v1, whole genome shotgun sequence genomic region:
- the LOC136474025 gene encoding ras-related protein Rab-2-A-like, producing MSYAYLFKYIIIGDTGVGKSCLLLQFTDKRFQPVHDLTIGVEFGARMITIDNKPIKLQIWDTAGQESFRSITRSYYRGAAGALLVYDITRRETFNHLASWLEDARQHANANMTVMLIGNKCDLSHRRAVSYEEGEQFAKEHGLVFMEASAKTAQNVEEAFIKTAGTIYKKIQDGIFDVSNESNGIKVGYVVPNSSGGGAGSSSQAGGCCS from the exons ATGTCGTACGCCTATCTCTTCAAGTACATCATCATCGGCGACACAG GCGTGGGGAAGTCGTGCCTGCTGCTGCAGTTCACGGACAAGCGCTTCCAGCCCGTGCACGACCTCACCATCGGCGTCGAATTCGGCGCCCGCATGATCACCATCGACAATAAGCCCATCAAGCTCCAGATTTGGGACACG GCGGGCCAagaatcattcagatctattacTAGGTCATACTACAGAGGTGCTGCTGGTGCCCTTTTGGTTTATGATATCACTAG GAGGGAGACCTTCAATCATCTCGCAAGTTGGCTAGAAGATGCCAGGCAGCATGCAAATGCTAACATGACAGTGATGCTGATTGGAAACAAATGTGATCTTTCTCATAGACGTGCTGTCAGCTATGAGGAAGGCGAACAGTTTGCCAAGGAGCATGGTCTGGTCTTTATGGAGGCATCTGCCAAAACTGCACAAAATGTTGAGGAG GCATTCATTAAGACCGCTGGTACAATATACAAGAAAATCCAAGATGGCATATTTGATGTATCAAATGAG TCCAACGGGATCAAAGTTGGCTACGTTGTTCCCAACTCATCTGGAGGTGGTGCTGGCTCGTCCTCTCAGGCTGGTGGCTGCTGCAGTTGA
- the LOC136474026 gene encoding small nuclear ribonucleoprotein SmD1a, with protein MKLVRFLMKLNNETVTIELKNGTVVHGTITGVDISMNTHLKTVKLTLKGKNPVTLDHLSVRGNNIRYYILPDSLNLETLLVEETPRVKPKKPTSGKPLGRGRGRGRGRGRGRGR; from the exons ATGAAGCTCGTCAG GTTCTTGATGAAGCTGAACAACGAAACGGTGACCATCGAGCTCAAGAACGGCACCGTCGTACACGGAACCATTACCG GTGTTGACATCAGCATGAATACTCATCTGAAGACTGTAAAGCTGACGCTAAAAGGGAAAAATCCTGTTACCCTTGATCACCTTAGTGTGAGGGGAAACAACATCCGCTATTATATCCTTCCTGACAGCCTAAATCTGGAGACTTTGCTGGTTGAGGAAACACCAAGGGTCAAGCCTAAGAAGCCTACTTCTG GGAAGCCCTTGGGACGTGGGcgtggccgtggtcgtgggcgcgGTCGGGGTCGGGGACGCTGA